CGACGACGCCGGAAGCGTACTCGATGTTCACGAGGCTGACGTCCTCGACATCGGCGGCCTGTGACCACACGCAGTAGTCCTCGCCCTGCTCCAGCTCCACGCCGGGTGGGTCGAGCCAGCGCTTGTCGTCCATGACGTGCTCGCACGTCTCGCGCCGGTCACAGTCGCGGCAGTGCTTGTCGGCCGGCTCGTCGCCGCCGAAGAAGCGCCTCGCGCCGACGGCCGACACCTGTCGGGGGCTCGACGCCACCAGCCAGTTCATCAGGTCCAGCCCGTGCACGCCCTTCTGCAGCACGAGGCTGACGACGTTCTCTCGCGAGCGTGTCTTGCCGCGCCCGAAGAACTGGCCCTTGTCCCGGCCGACGTACTCGGCCAGGGTGGCGCTGAGCACGGTGCCGATCTCGCCGCTGTCCACGATGGCCTTCACGCGCCCCCACAGCCCCGAGAAGCGCAACTCCAGGAACGTGCCGACCACCAGGCCGCTCTCGCGCCGCAGATGCGCGATCTCCCGCATGTCCTCGAAGGACTGCGCCAGCGGCTTCTCGATGAGCACGTGCTTGCCGTGCCGCAAGCCCTCGCGGGCGTTGCCGGCATGGAAGCGGTCGCCGGTGCCGATGAGCACCGCCGCGATGTCCGCCTCGCGCGCCATGTCCTCGCCGGACCCGTAGAAGGCGATGTCCGGGAACATCATACGGGCGATGTCCAGCATCCTGGGGTTCATGTCCGCGACGGCTTGCAGTTGCGTGTGGGCGCCCTCATTGGCCATGCGCGCGAGCCACAGCCCGCGAATGCCCAGACCGACGACGCCGACCTTCAGTTGCTCCGGCATGTCTGACGTACCCTCCGCTTCTGACGTAGGCCCCTCTGTAGGGCGGGGGCTTGCACCCCGCCGTACAGAGCCCGACAGGAGTGTCGGGCGTACCCCCCCCCGCCCTACAGGGCCCCTACTGCGCCGCCCTGGCCGCGGGCCGCATGTCCGGCACCGCGACCGGCTGGCTGCCGTTCTCGGCCGACATGTGCGCGCAGACCCCTGGCAGTGTCTGGTCGAGGCCCTCGTACACGTCAATGGCGGGCTTGGTGTCATCCAGGATGCAGCGCACGAAGTCATCCACCATGTAGTACTCGCTGGTGCCATGGCCGCCGAGGGTGGCTTCCGGCGGCGCGCCCCGGTGGTTGGTGCCCAGGGGCAACGGGATCTGTGAGGTCAGGCTCGGGTGCCCCTCCAGCCACAGCAGGTGCTTGCCGTCGGGCGTGCGCGGGCTCTCGATCTGGCCCTTGGTGCCGTAGATGCAGAACCAGTGGTGCGCCGGCTCCTTGGCCACCGAAAAGCCGCACAGCTCCTTGATGACGTTCCCCTTGGCGGTCTTGAAGATGCCGACTTCCATGTCGATGTTGCCGATCTCGGGGCGCCGGCGGCAGCCCGTGTGCATGCCCACGGCCGTGACGACGCGGTCCTGCATGATCTGCAGGATCGGGCCGAGGTCGTGCGTCGGGTACAGGATCGGGGGGAGCCGCGTGCGCCAGGTGAGTTTGCCGTCCTGGTCGTACATCAGCCCGCCGAGGTCGTGGATGTACTCGCCTTCGGCGTAGACGATCTCGCCCAGGTCCCCCCGGTGGGCCATCTCGCGGTAAGCCTGGACCCACGCGTAGTAGCACATGTTCTCGGCGAACATGTACTTGAGCTTCGGCGCGGCCTCGACCGCGGCGACCAAGTCGTGGGCCTGCTGCAGGTCGTAGCACGCGGGGACTTCGGACAGCACGTGCTTGCCCTTCTGCATCGCCTCGACGACGCAGGGCACGTGGACCGGCGCGGGGGTGGCGACCAGGATCGCGTCGAGGTCGGCCTCGCAGAACTTGCTGTAGTCATCGAACCAGTAGGGGACGTTGTTCTCCTGCGTCCACTGCTGGGCCAACTCGGTGCGCAGGTCGCAGCCGGCGACGACCTGGCACTCCTTGTGGTGCAGAAAGACGCGGGCGACGCCCGCGCCACGGCGCAGACCGGCGACACCGACTCTCAACATGCCTAATCACCTACTTCTTCATCTCATCGGAGCGGCGAGCGATCTCGTCCTCCAGTTGGCGTAGCGGCCCGTCCGGCTTCTCTTCCTTCAGGATGCCCTTCCGCCGGAGCACCCATAGCAGACCGATGGTCAGCAGCATCCCCACGAGCACGAGCACCAGGATCATCATGGCCGCCCGGCTGCGCTCGGCCTGCGTCACGACCGGGCCCGGCGGGTCAAGCTGCGCCCAGGCCGGGAGCAGCGAGAGACACGCGGTGGCGGCGACGACTGCGGCTCTGCAGAGCCGCGTTCCTACGGCGGTCATGGCTTCACTCCCAGGTCATAGCTCCACAGGCTCGCGCGCGAGGCGAAGTAGAAGCGGCCGTCCTTGAGCACCGGGCCAGCGGTGATGCCCATCGGCGCGTCCGCGACCTTCGTGACCGTGCAGGAGCCCGGCGCGATCTTCACGATGCCGCTGGTGAAGGCTGCGTAGATCATCTTGTCCGGCCCCAGCACCATCCCCGGCCGCACGATGCTGCCATGCTCGCCCAGGTCAACGTCGTTGTGGACGAGCTTCCGCTGGGCGGGGTCGAACGCGAAGAGACGCCCGCCGGCGAGGCCGTATACGAGGCCGTCGGGGCCGAGCACCAGGCTCGGCACCTCCGCGGCGCCTGCCTGCGGCGCGACCTGGAACACGACCTGCTTGGTCTTCCAGTCCAGGATGTAGATGACGGCCTCCTTCGCCAGCGCATGGCCGCCACCCGGGGTCGCGATGCTCGTCCCGCCCACGACGCGGCCATCGGGCAGCGCCACCAGCGCAATGGTGCTCTGATTGGGGACCAGATGCTCATGGTCAATGAGCGTGGCCTGCTCGGTCCTGAGGTTGTAGATCCCCAGGCCCCCGCCGCATAGCCCGTAGCCCGCGAAGCCCGCCATCATGACGTCCTCGCCATTCGGGTGGGCCAGGCAGGCGCGGGGGCGACAGATGTCGCTGTGCCACTCGGCGACCTCGCGCGGGTTCGGGTCATTGCCGAAGCCGCCGTTGAAGGTCTTCGTCGTGTCGTAGAGGTGGAAGATGCCGCTGGAGTACGACGCGGCGGCCAGGATCCTCCCCTGCACCGCCATGGCGCAGAAGTTGCCCCCGCCCACGCGCCGGACCGGCCCCAGGTCAGTCAGCTTATTCTGCGCGGGGTCGTAGCCGAAGAAGTGCATCGGGTGGGCCGACGAGCCATAGATGACGCCATCCGGCCCGGCGACCAGCGAGGTGAGCATGGCGCCGCCCGACTTGAAGTCCAGCGCAACTGCCTTGGTCTCGGCCGTGCCGGGGGTCGTGACCGTGATCGTGCGCTCGGGGAGGTCCAGGCGCACCGTGCGCTTGTCGGGCAGCGTCCCGCTGGATACGCCCCAGCCGAACGGCCCGGGGACCCTCGCGGCGCGCTCCTCGGCCTTGATCGGCTCAGCCTTGCCCTCGAACAGGCGCAGCCACTGCCCACCGGCGCAGCCGTACGCCTTGCCGTCCACGCCGCTGTAGACCGTAGCCGTCCCCGTCTTGCGGTCGGCCTCGTTGAGCAGTTGCCGCCGTTCCTTCGTCTGCGGGTTCAGCGCCGCGATGTTCCACCGTGCGGTACCGATGCCCCCGTAGATCCACCCGGCGCTGTCCACCGCGAGGTAGCTCAGGTACTTCTCGTCCGGGTCGAGCTGCCCGATCTCGACCGTCTCCTTCGTCTTGGTGTTGAACGAGTACACGCGGCTATCGGGATACGTGCCGATGTAGATGAGGTCGCCCGGCCCGTCGCAGAAGGCCTCCCCCACGAAGCAACCGGCCTTGGGGTTGGGCACGCCGTGGTACAGGTACTGGCGCGTGGCGGGGTCGAACTCCAGCAGCGTGGGGCCCGCGCCCGTGTAAAAGCGCCCGTTGCGGCTCATCATCGAGGCGAAGGGGTCGGAGTTCGGCACCCCCTCGGGGTACCAGACCTGCTCGGTGGTGTTCTTGTCGAGGTCCACGACCAACAGGTAGCCACGCGGGCTCTGATCGGTGGTTAGGACGATGGCCAGATTGGCGCCCGAGGCGGCCTGCAGGACCACCAGCCCGCGGCTCTCGGTGACCGGGGCCCCAATCCCCAGGTTCTTGAACCCCGGTTGCGCTACGGCGCCGGTCAAAGCAGTCAGCAAAGCCATGATGAGGACACTCCGCACTGAAGTCACACTCCTTCGCGCAGCCATTTCGCGCTTCGCCCGGGCATTCCTTGTTCGCAAGCAGGAAGCGCGTGACAGGCGCGGGAACTGATGGCTATGCACTCCCGGAAGGCATGGGCGGCCCTGATCGCGATCCTGGCCCTGGCCCTGGTGCTCCGCACCGTCGGCCTGCGCCGCCTCGTGTACACCAACCCGGACGAGGCCCTCTGGTCGTACTTCATCGTCACCGGAGCCCAGTTGTCCTGGCTGTCACCCCACCCGTCCACCAATGCCCTCGCCCACATCCTGAGCTGGGACTACGGCTACCCGCTGTTCGTGGTGGATGATCTGTACGTCCGGGCGCTACAGGCGGTCGGCTTCCCGGTCAACGAGGCGACGCTGCCCCTGCCGCTGGCAGTGTTCGGCACGCTCAACTGCCTGCTGGTCTTCCTGATCGCCAGCCGCGTCGGACTGTGCCGCGTCGGACTGTGCCGCGTGGGGGCGCGTGTCCCCACGCGCCCATGCGGGCGTGAGGACACGCCCGCCCACGCGACCCTCCCCGCTCACGCGACGTGCGCTGCCCTTGTCGCCGCTACGCTCATGGCCGTCATGCCCCTGGCCGTCGGGCGCTCGCGCTCCATCGGCGGCGCGGAGGCCTGCAGCGGCTTCCTGCTGCTCCTGGCGATGCTCCAACTGATGCGCCATATGGAGCGACCCCACGACCGCCGCCGGCAATGGCTCGCCGGGCTGTGTGTGGGGCTCTACCTGTGCGGGGATGTGCAGTTCGTGCTCGGCGGGGCGGTGCTGCTCGGGCTGCTGGCGCTGTGGCCGGTGGGGTCGCGGTCGGTGACCGCTCCCACGCCCGAGGCGGAGGGGGAGGCCGCGGCAGAGCCCGCCGGGGAGCGACCGGTGGACGTCGGCTGGCGTGAGCGGCTGCGCCTGCTCTGGCGGCCCGGGGTGCTCCTGCCGCCACTCGTTCTGTTCGCTCCCTATGTGCCGGCCTGGCTGTATGCCATCCACCTGGGCTATCGCAACCAGACCTACCTCGGCACCGTCCTGGCCGAGCACAAGGCCGACTGGGGCTTTCACCTGCTGCCCTTCGGCCGCGATCTGGCCCAGAACCTGGGGGTCTTCCCGTTCCTGGCCCTCCCGGTGCTGCTGTGGTACTTCGCGCGCCAC
The bacterium genome window above contains:
- a CDS encoding Gfo/Idh/MocA family oxidoreductase, coding for MPEQLKVGVVGLGIRGLWLARMANEGAHTQLQAVADMNPRMLDIARMMFPDIAFYGSGEDMAREADIAAVLIGTGDRFHAGNAREGLRHGKHVLIEKPLAQSFEDMREIAHLRRESGLVVGTFLELRFSGLWGRVKAIVDSGEIGTVLSATLAEYVGRDKGQFFGRGKTRSRENVVSLVLQKGVHGLDLMNWLVASSPRQVSAVGARRFFGGDEPADKHCRDCDRRETCEHVMDDKRWLDPPGVELEQGEDYCVWSQAADVEDVSLVNIEYASGVVGSYHEIHFAPYYGMHMTLFGSQAQLDVEANHDTGVAYIEVTRRYGNRDQRRERPTRDTGHGGADPALLADFAAACQEGREPLCNLQAGYESAAIGVATRVSLDEGRYVEIPRFEEL
- a CDS encoding PQQ-like beta-propeller repeat protein, giving the protein MALLTALTGAVAQPGFKNLGIGAPVTESRGLVVLQAASGANLAIVLTTDQSPRGYLLVVDLDKNTTEQVWYPEGVPNSDPFASMMSRNGRFYTGAGPTLLEFDPATRQYLYHGVPNPKAGCFVGEAFCDGPGDLIYIGTYPDSRVYSFNTKTKETVEIGQLDPDEKYLSYLAVDSAGWIYGGIGTARWNIAALNPQTKERRQLLNEADRKTGTATVYSGVDGKAYGCAGGQWLRLFEGKAEPIKAEERAARVPGPFGWGVSSGTLPDKRTVRLDLPERTITVTTPGTAETKAVALDFKSGGAMLTSLVAGPDGVIYGSSAHPMHFFGYDPAQNKLTDLGPVRRVGGGNFCAMAVQGRILAAASYSSGIFHLYDTTKTFNGGFGNDPNPREVAEWHSDICRPRACLAHPNGEDVMMAGFAGYGLCGGGLGIYNLRTEQATLIDHEHLVPNQSTIALVALPDGRVVGGTSIATPGGGHALAKEAVIYILDWKTKQVVFQVAPQAGAAEVPSLVLGPDGLVYGLAGGRLFAFDPAQRKLVHNDVDLGEHGSIVRPGMVLGPDKMIYAAFTSGIVKIAPGSCTVTKVADAPMGITAGPVLKDGRFYFASRASLWSYDLGVKP
- a CDS encoding Gfo/Idh/MocA family oxidoreductase, with the protein product MLRVGVAGLRRGAGVARVFLHHKECQVVAGCDLRTELAQQWTQENNVPYWFDDYSKFCEADLDAILVATPAPVHVPCVVEAMQKGKHVLSEVPACYDLQQAHDLVAAVEAAPKLKYMFAENMCYYAWVQAYREMAHRGDLGEIVYAEGEYIHDLGGLMYDQDGKLTWRTRLPPILYPTHDLGPILQIMQDRVVTAVGMHTGCRRRPEIGNIDMEVGIFKTAKGNVIKELCGFSVAKEPAHHWFCIYGTKGQIESPRTPDGKHLLWLEGHPSLTSQIPLPLGTNHRGAPPEATLGGHGTSEYYMVDDFVRCILDDTKPAIDVYEGLDQTLPGVCAHMSAENGSQPVAVPDMRPAARAAQ